A single Bufo bufo chromosome 6, aBufBuf1.1, whole genome shotgun sequence DNA region contains:
- the LOC121003961 gene encoding cholesterol 25-hydroxylase-like protein — MQVELPDLSTWREKADSGSILLQPIWDFVTSKEHVIRSPFYPVIFSFSVYMFFCLPYLALDALCHKIPALKKYQVQPKSRPTLAMVLHCLAHTVYSHLVFIFPLTVAYWYWRPVDLPLVAPKLHRFILDIIACMLLFDFQYFAWHLLHHKIPWLYKNFHKMHHKYTATFVLATQYSSSWEMLSLGFFANVSPILLGCHPMTEMAVFIVHIYLSVEDHCGYDLPWSMHNLVPFGLCGGPNHHDLHHEKFVSNYAPYFTHWDKLFNTIAQKKDQKKP, encoded by the coding sequence ATGCAAGTAGAGCTCCCAGACCTCTCCACCTGGAGAGAAAAAGCAGATTCAGGCTCAATTCTTCTGCAGCCAATATGGGACTTTGTCACCTCTAAAGAACATGTGATTAGATCGCCTTTCTATCCAGTTATCTTCTCCTTCTCTGTCTACATGTTCTTCTGCCTTCCTTACCTAGCACTGGATGCCCTCTGTCACAAAATACCTGCTCTGAAGAAATATCAAGTACAGCCAAAGTCCAGACCTACCTTGGCTATGGTGCTACACTGCTTGGCACACACCGTTTACAGCCACTTGGTATTCATATTTCCACTGACTGTTGCTTACTGGTACTGGAGACCAGTCGATTTACCACTTGTGGCACCAAAACTGCATCGATTTATACTGGACATCATTGCCTGTATGCTTCTGTTTGACTTCCAGTATTTTGCTTGGCACCTGCTGCACCACAAGATTCCCTGGCTGTATAAAAACTTTCACAAGATGCATCACAAGTACACCGCTACCTTTGTGCTGGCGACACAGTATTCCAGTTCCTGGGAGATGTTGTCTCTTGGATTCTTTGCTAACGTCAGTCCCATCTTGCTGGGTTGTCACCCAATGACTGAAATGGCCGTCTTCATCGTCCATATCTACCTGTCGGTGGAAGATCATTGTGGCTATGACTTGCCATGGTCTATGCACAACTTAGTACCATTCGGCTTATGTGGCGGACCAAATCATCACGATCTCCATCATGAAAAGTTTGTGTCTAATTATGCACCTTACTTCACTCATTGGGACAAGTTGTTTAATACTATAGCACAGAAGAAAGATCAGAAGAAACCTTAA